A window from Phalacrocorax aristotelis chromosome 5, bGulAri2.1, whole genome shotgun sequence encodes these proteins:
- the SPEG gene encoding striated muscle preferentially expressed protein kinase produces MHRAQGRGGTTRAGGEPRVAPPSPGIPPKRAKVTAELGAPKEGPARQAAPVFARKLKNAAIGTGCDIRLRVVVVGNPRPSLRWYHNEELLAPCEEEYGTLWIRDSKKEDAGVYTCIAENEQGEAMTSAVLAIIDMEDSETGEDEPSDPQVTQRSELQDETAFSTPTGGSDTLVDASMNTTPTSVLALSQAEERSSWSGSQQTVVEKETDASLPARGPYLRPAAWQQPQGTPRQANAPSPCGAEVRHLGVEPLVRASRANLVGTSWGSEDSLSVASDPYGSAFSLYRGRALSLHVSIPQGGYRRDDPNSGPVSPKPGAEAPKSPAALPLATKPPIIRSPSPRAGPCLPPPTGAVSQPATRGPGVPSFTPVTPRKKSLVPAEYQDTVPEEYEEKIKKPKSLGYSQGSTQESRPQTPMSDTSGRISVRASPKLVRAGSKIFERLQYFEERRRSLEQADSPFPTHPSLPLRKTRSFDQPGSGVHRAGTPGSSREDVREGGRWEPGSTAACRRLAFRQKAASFDERGKFAGRVYAIEHKFAEELTRIKRTVSKQQLRRSQELCKAGLPPAPSPPVASEPPAPRAPRTPSSQGTGGRKALLPKTFLPVESTHVIQHLALSSVALVGPDGEPEPEPGGQRGRKALVRGSAVAGQATEAEDAGARKGLQQEGTGEVKKKEQWPLAQATPQGRAALSQAGPTEGSPCPDGGPTSGARAPGAVSEALATRLAVPQGLYRRPEAPTERFLPWAKPGMEQDARLERSWAGQHGVGREVERRQTKVSEKKESGRMAQEGRSTRSKGKGRRARPTSPELESSDDSYVSAGEDPLEAPIFEIPIQDMAVAVGAEVLLKCIVTANPQPEVSWRKDGVPLRSSTTRPIKAEGERHTLLVRSARVADAGLYTVTAANEVGATCCSAILSVRPAPAVERHGNLAPPLGQASPITSDEEYLSPLEEFPESSTPQHQPTMKLQPRAEHGAAHGSLESTFKAAPTFEVSLLDQSVLEGQDVSMSVRVRGEPKPIIYWLRNRQPVKYGRRHHAEEAEGSRGLFTLHILAAERTDTGFYTCKAVNEYGTKQCEAKLDVRARPECQSLAIVVPLQDVVVGAGELALFECLVAGPPDMDVDWLSRGRLLQPALLKCKMHFDGRKCKLLLTSVHEDDSGIYTCKLSTAKDELTCSARLTVQPSVQPLFTRKLEDLDVVEGRTARFDCMISGTPPPVVTWTHFGQMVQEGENVRIQRDGGLHSLVIVHVGSEDEGQYVVTARNAHGHTECSAELYVEEPRPSATSQISKLEKMPSIPEEPEQAETEVECFTMPDFLKPLHNLDVVESKEAVLECQVAGLPYPSITWFHNGCRIDSTDDRKMMQYKDVHRLVFTAVSHAHAGVYKSVIANKVGKATCYAHLYVTDVVPTPPDGPPTVVLVTGRAITLTWNKPKWLDSAIDPNSVTYVVQMQVLGTTQWLVLMAGMRDTTYTVHKLIKGAQYLFRVITATPKTNSKPSPPVGPVQLLDRGPYLEEAPVILDKPDVVYMVEGQPASITVTINHVEATVTWKRDGQVLGEQEGTCEVMMPDDDQHCLRLLHVSREAAGPLACEVTNRHGTACCTLHLHLAEAPRFESIMEDIDAQEGETPRFAVVVEGKPLPDIMWYKDGELLEESSHLSFVYEDNECSLVVLGAAEPDSGVYTCTAKNLAGEVSCKAELVVRAAQPAADTAMEEEALHKARRLTDYYDVHEEIGRGAFSYLRRVTEKSTQLDFAAKFVPGRTKAKQSARRELHILSQVDHERIVFFHDAFEKKNAVIMVMELCAEEELLDRMARKPSVCESEVRSYMRQVLEGICYLHQHSILHLDIKPENLLMADSSSEQVRICDFGNAQELTPEEPQYCKYGTPEFVGPEIVNQSPVSSVTDIWPVGVIAYLCLTGISPFVGENDKTTLMNIRNYNVAFEERMFQGLTREAKGFVIKVLVNDRLRPNAEQTLEHPWFKTLAKGKVISTDHLKLFLSRRKWQRSQISYKCNMVLRPIPELLEDTSNHLSIAVPRHLKESPALSSSSDSDDLDELPFIPMPHQVEFSGSRMSLNEIPTDDEAIGPSEGLRLEGVTPGDVSAMEWQSQGAGKPGVALGKRPRGAGPRRPCMEAEEPGSSDEEAPEAQKRMEYPRKAMRKGSSLESPGSTRRGELKRGSSADSALLLHQPPGTEEGAEVGRDPRRTLAKAASMELPRRKGAWGEDDHAQRLELMRQRLLRGGPGDGKVSGLRGPLLETLGVGPDKKVLRSTRLEPPAPAVPRLVRAASSEATSPHLFPPEHRLQKSSSFSHGDAEPVVRHRRSGAPLEIPMACLEAQRLKESPSLSALSDARPAVPPDAPGPPTPTVVETAVPRAPATKATLGTRHVPEEHSPPGVSLAATTMGKQPTARGQEEKMPAKAAGAIREGAARMGAPAPLQPPVPGTQAPKTSSYAKVMQAMGAMQGGEPVPEEVPRSLPTTSTVPPTPAPAQASRREVKPNGSSSSLLIQDIDSEEVFEAKFKRGRESSLSRGLKLLTRSRSEDRHLAGPPAPDEGIYRPTPAGVPLELRRDRPTGLAAKSKSVQDLHEVEKDRGFLRRMSVLLKRTPPAERKKSRGEDEGGETLSGGRRFSWSLALGGSKERRESESLKSELGGSGESESPVVAVRRKISATVERVSARLRSLSDERPEGQGPGELRRASSEGESLQPGPPPAPAPSSESLHSEGSTRSSTSTKGGGESQKRSRWERWGLSRGKKEKVASQPSIPSSLLREEGPATGRPHAPSESDFAPIFHIKLKDQVLLEGEALTLCCLPAGSPTPRIIWMKDKRSLQPDNALNIISCKDGRQMLTIAKVSRKDAGLYECAAANALGTAISSCTLAVARLPGRPGTPEIPQKYKNTVLVLWKPAESKAPCTYTLERRLDGEHEWKIISTGIADCYFNVTDLPPGSAAKFRVACVNKAGQGPYSTPSGKVHLEAGDARAAPAKDISVPEKVASSRSTQTPVGQLEPPAMRATPTTPPHKHKGAVQKAEGVAQADVPPGVLQTPMPCEEGPQPDPELPPDITIYVPPELMFTPPRTVASPHTDTPTQGSPMPSTDTSTPPRAPSPSKLSPISPVSTAPSSAPTLSPTPNAVPVRKMPPYMVTSFVSMPPVSSSPQEPPCTAPSSKEPPAESRTLGVKDSTALRQGVPQKPYTFLDEKARGRFGVIRLCKENATGKHFMAKIVPYEAERKQSVLQEYEILKALHHERIMALHEAYITPRYLVLICENCAGKEILYSIVDRFRYSEDDVVSYVLQLLQGLEYLHSCRIVHLDIKPDNIVISGMNALKIIDFGSAQTYNPLVLRQLGRRVGTLEYMSPEVVKGDPVGSAADVWGVGVLTYIMLSGRSPFFELDPIETENRILAGRFDAFKMYPNVSQTAALFIRKVLAVHPWSRPTVKDCFANAWLQDAYLMKLRRQTLTFTTNRLKEFLVEHQRRRSEAVTKHKVLLRSYQGGQPPGPQ; encoded by the exons acTCGGAGACTGGCGAGGATGAGCCCAGCGACCCCCAGGTGACACAGCGCAGTGAGCTCCAGGATGAGACAGCCTTCAGCACCCCCACGG GTGGGTCCGACACCCTCGTGGACGCCTCCATGAACACAACACCGACCTCGGTGCTGGCCCTGTCGCAGGCAGAGGAGCGCTCCAGCTGGTCAGGCAGCCAGCAGACCGTGGTGGAGAAGGAGACGGATGCCAGCCTTCCCGCACGGGGACCCTACCTCCGCCCCgctgcctggcagcagccacagggAACCCCAAGGCAAGCAAATGCGCCGTCCCCATGCGGCGCCGAGGTCCGGCACCTGGGCGTGGAGCCGCTGGTGCGGGCGTCACGGGCTAATCTGGTGGGCACAAGCTGGGGGTCAGAGGATAGCCTTTCAGTGGCCAGCGACCCATACGGCAGCGCCTTCAGCCTGTACCGAGGACGGGCGCTCTCACTCCATGT CAGCATCCCCCAGGGGGGCTACCGGAGAGATGACCCCAACAGTGGCCCTGTCTCTCCGAAGCCTGGTGCTGAGGCCCCAAAGTCCCCCGCTGCCCTGCCACTGGCCACCAAGCCACCCATCATCCGCTCGCCGTCTCCCCGTGCCGGCCCATGCCTGCCGCCGCCTACCGGCGCCGTGTCCCAGCCTGCCACCCGTGGCCCTGGCGTCCCCTCCTTCACACCCGTGACCCCCCGTAAGAAGTCCTTGGTCCCAGCTGAATACCAGGACACTGTCCCTGAGGAGTACGAGGAGAAGATCAAGAAGCCCAAGTCCTTGGGATACTCGCAGGGCAGCACACAAGAGTCCCGTCCCCAGACACCAATGAGTGACACCTCTGGCCGCATTTCTGTCCGGGCATCCCCCAAACTGGTGCGTGCTGGTTCCAAGATCTTTGAGAGGCTGCAGTACTTCGAGGAGCGGCGGAGGAGCCTGGAGCAGGCAGACAGCCCCTTCCCCACgcacccctccctgcccttgCGCAAGACGCGCTCCTTCGACCAGCCCGGCTCCGGTGTGCACCGTGCTGGCACGCCAGGCAGCTCGCGGGAGGATGTGCGGGAAGGTGGCCGCTGGGAGCCGGGCAGCACAGCGGCATGCCGGCGTTTGGCCTTCCGGCAGAAAGCCGCATCCTTTGATGAGCGGGGCAAATTTGCTGGCCGTGTCTATGCCATTGAGCACAAATTTGCAGAGGAGCTGACCCGCATCAAGCGGACGGTCTCCAAGCAGCAGCTGCGGCGCTCCCAGGAGCTGTGCAAAGCCGGGCTGCCCCCGGCACCCTCGCCACCGGTGGCCAGTGAGCCCCctgccccccgcgccccccgcacCCCCTCATCACAGGGCACCGGTGGGCGAAAGGCACTGTTGCCAAAGACCTTCCTGCCAGTGGAGAGCACGCACGTCATCCAGCACCTGGCACTTTCCAGCGTGGCGCTGGTGGGACCTGACGGGGAgccggagccagagccaggggGGCAGCGTGGGAGGAAAGCCCTGGTGCGGGGCAGCGCGGTGGCTGGTCAGGCCACCGAGGCAGAGGACGCAGGCGCCAGGAAAGGTCTGCAGCAAGAAGGTACTGGGGAAGTGAAGAAGAAGGAGCAGTGGCCGTTAGCGCAAGCCACCCCGCAGGGACGGGCGGCCCTTTCACAAGCAGGTCCCACCGAAGGCAGCCCATGCCCGGATGGGGGCCCCACCAGTGGAGCCCGTGCCCCTGGGGCGGTGAGTGAAGCCCTGGCCACCCGTCTGGCTGTGCCGCAGGGGCTGTACCGGCGGCCGGAGGCACCCACAGAGCGGTTTCTGCCCTGGGCGAAGCCGGGGATGGAGCAGGATGCTCGCctggagaggagctgggcagggcagcACGGCGTGGGCAGGGAGGTGGAGAGAAGGCAGACGAAAGTGTCGGAGAAGAAAGAGAGTGGCCGGATGGCTCAAGAAGGCAGAAGCACACGGAGCAAGGGGAAGGGGCGCCGAgccaggcccacctctccagagCTAG AGTCCTCCGATGACTCCTACGTCTCAGCGGGTGAAGACCCCCTGGAAGCCCCCATCTTTGAGATCCCCATCCAGGACATGGCGGTGGCTGTGGGGGCAGAGGTGCTGCTCAAGTGCATTGTCACAGCCAACCCCCAGCCAGAAG TGTCCTGGAGGAAAGACGGGGTCCCGCTGCGTAGCAGCACGACGCGGCCCATCAAGGCGGAGGGTGAGCGTCATACCCTGCTGGTCAGGAGTGCCCGGGTAGCTGACGCTGGCCTCTACACCGTCACTGCGGCCAACGAAGTTGGGGCGACCTGCTGCAGTGCCATCCTCAGCGTGCGGCCTG CCCCCGCCGTGGAGCGGCATGGGAACTTGGCACCCCCCCTCGGCCAGGCCAGCCCCATCACCTCAGACGAGGAGTACCTGAGCCCCCTGGAAGAGTTCCCCGAGTCCAGCACACCCCAGCACCAACCAACCATGAAGCTGCAACCTAGAGCTGAGCATGGGGCTGCCCACGGCTCCCTGGAGAGCACCTTCAAGGCTGCACCCACCTTTGAG GTGTCCCTGTTGGATCAGTCGGTGCTGGAGGGGCAGGATGTCAGCATGAGCGTCCGCGTCCGTGGCGAGCCTAAGCCCATCATTTACTG GCTGAGGAACCGGCAGCCAGTGAAGTACGGCCGCCGGCACCACGCGGAGGAGGCGGAGGGGTCACGGGGACTCTTCACACTGCACATCCTGGCGGCAGAGCGCACCGACACTGGCTTCTATACCTGCAAGGCCGTCAACGAGTACGGCACCAAGCAGTGTGAGGCCAAGCTGGACGTCAGAG CTCGCCCTGAGTGCCAGTCCCTGGCCATCGTGGTTCCCCTGCAGGACGTGGTGGTCGGGGCGGGGGAGCTGGCACTCTTTGAGTGCCTGGTGGCTGGCCCGCCAGACATGGACGTGGACTGGCTGTCCCGGGGCCGGCTGCTCCAGCCCGCCCTGCTCAAATGCAAGATGCATTTTGATGGGCGCAAGTGCAAGCTGCTGCTCACCTCCGTGCATGAGGACGACAGTGGGATCTACACCTGCAAGCTCAGCACCGCCAAAG ATGAGCTGACCTGCAGTGCCCGGCTGACTGTGCAGCCCTCCGTGCAGCCACTCTTCACCCGCAAGCTGGAGGACTTGGACGTGGTGGAAGGGCGGACAGCGCGTTTTGACTGCATGATCAGTGGGACTCCCCCTCCAGTGGTCACCTGGACCCATTTTG GCCAGATGGTGCAGGAGGGTGAGAATGTGCGGATTCAGCGGGACGGGGGGCTGCACTCACTGGTCATCGTGCACGTGGGCAGTGAGGATGAGGGACAGTATGTGGTGACTGCCAGGAATGCCCACGGCCACACGGAGTGCTCTGCTGAGCTATACGTGGAGGAGCCGCGGCCGTCTGCCACCTCCCAGAT CTCCAAGCTGGAGAAGATGCCGTCCATCCCGGAGGAACCAGAGCAGGCGGAGACAGAGGTGGAGTGCTTCACCATGCCCGATTTCCTGAAGCCGCTGCACAACCTGGATGTGGTGGAGTCGAAGGAGGCCGTGCTGGAGTGCCAGGTGGCCGGGCTGCCCTACCCCTCCATCACCTGGTTCCACAACGGCTGCCGCATTGACAGCACTGATGACCGCAAGATGATGCAGT ATAAGGATGTCCATCGCCTGGTGTTCACGGCTGTCAGCCACGCGCATGCTGGTGTCTATAAAAGCGTCATCGCCAACAAAGTGGGGAAGGCCACATGCTACGCACACCTCTACGTCACCG ATGTGGTGCCGACTCCCCCTGACGGGCCCCCCACTGTGGTCTTGGTGACCGGCAGAGCCATCACGCTGACCTGGAACAAGCCCAAATGGCTGGACAGTGCCATAG ACCCCAACTCGGTGACCTATGTGGTACAAATGCAAGTGCTGGGCACAACACAGTGGCTCGTGCTGATGGCCGGCATGCGGGACACCACCTACACGGTGCACAAGCTGATCAAGGGTGCTCAGTACCTCTTCCGTGTCATCACTGCCACCCCCAAGACCAACAGCAAGCCCTCCCCTCCTGTGGGGCCCGTGCAGCTCCTGGACCGGG GTCCTTATCTGGAAGAGGCCCCAGTCATCCTGGACAAGCCAGATGTGGTGTACATGGTGGAGGGTCAGCCAGCCTCCATCACCGTCACCATCAACCATGTGGAGGCCACCGTCACCTGGAAGAG GGACGGGCaggtgctgggggagcaggagggcacATGTGAGGTGATGATGCCGGATGACGACCAGCATTGTCTGCGACTGCTGCACGTGAGCCGGGAGGCTGCGGGGCCACTGGCCTGCGAGGTGACCAACCGCCACGGCACTGCCTGTTGCACCCTCCACCTCCATCTTGCAG AGGCACCACGCTTTGAGTCCATCATGGAGGACATTGATGCCCAGGAAGGGGAGACACCGCGCTTTGCTGTGGTGGTGGAGGGGAAACCGCTGCCAGACATCATGTGGTACAAG GatggggagctgctggaggaaagcAGCCACCTGAGCTTTGTGTATGAGGATAACGAGTGCTCACTggtggtgctgggtgctgccgaGCCCGACAGTGGCGTCTATACCTGCACAGCCAAGAACCTGGCCGGGGAGGTCTCCTGCAAGGCGGAGCTGGTGGTGCGGGCAG ctcagCCTGCTGCTGATACTGCCATGGAGGAGGAGGCACTGCACAAGGCTCGACGCTTGACTGACTACTATGATGTGCATGAGGAGATTGGGAG GGGGGCTTTCTCCTACCTGCGGAGGGTGACGGAGAAGAGCACCCAGCTGGACTTTGCCGCCAAGTTTGTCCCTGGGAGGACCAAGGCCAAGCAGTCGGCACGCCGGGAGCTTCACATCCTCTCGCAGGTGGACCACGAGCGCATCGTCTTCTTCCATGATGCCTTCGAGAAGAAGAACGCTGTCATCATGGTCATGGAGCT CTGCGCCGAGGAAGAGCTGCTGGACAGGATGGCAAGGAAGCCCTCAGTGTGCGAGTCGGAG GTCCGGTCGTACATGCGACAGGTCCTGGAGGGGATCTGCTAcctgcaccagcacagcatCCTGCACCTGGACATCAAA CCAGAAAACCTCCTGATGGCGGATTCAAGCAGCGAGCAGGTCCGGATCTGCGACTTTGGCAACGCACAGGAGCTGACACCCGAGGAGCCACAGTACTGCAAGTATGGCACCCCCGAGTTTGTGGGCCCCGAGATTGTCAACCAGAGCCCCGTTTCCAGTGTCACCGACATCTG GCCTGTGGGGGTCATCGCCTACCTCTG CCTGACGGGGATCTCCCCCTTCGTGGGGGAGAACGACAAGACAACGCTGATGAACATCCGCAACTACAACGTGGCCTTCGAGGAGAGGATGTTCCAGGGCCTCACCCGGGAAGCCAAGGGTTTTGTCATCAAAGTCCTGGTCAATGACAGGCT GAGACCCAATGCAGAGCAAACCTTGGAGCATCCCTGGTTCAAG ACGCTGGCCAAGGGGAAGGTCATCAGCACTGACCACCTAAAGCTCTTCCTCTCCCGTCGGAAATGGCAG CGCTCGCAGATCAGCTACAAGTGCAACATGGTGCTGCGGCCGatcccagagctgctggaggacaCGTCCAACCACCTCTCCATCGCTGTGCCCCGGCACCTCAAGGAGTCGCCGGCGCTGTCATCCTCCTCAGACTCAGACGACCTGGATGAGCTGCCCTTCATCCCCATGCCACACCAGGTGGAGTTCTCTGGCTCCCGCATGTCACTCAATGAGATCCCCACAGATGACGAGGCCATTGGACCATCCGAGGGGCTGCGGCTGGAGGGGGTCACACCAGGGGACGTCTCTGCCATGGAGTGGCAGAGCCAGGGTGCGGGTAAGCCCGGGGTGGCCCTGGGGAAGCGGCCGAGGGGTGCTGGGCCACGGCGGCCGTGCATGGAGGCAGAGGAGCCCGGCTCCTCTGACGAAGAAGCCCCTGAAGCCCAGAAGCGGATGGAGTACCCCCGCAAAGCCATGAGGAAGGGCTCCAGCCTGGAGTCCCCAGGGAGCACCCGGCGGGGAGAGCTGAAGAGGGGCAGCTCGGCTGACAGCGCCTTGCTGCTCCACCAGCCCCCAGGGACCGAGGAGGGGGCCGAGGTGGGCCGGGACCCCCGCCGGACCCTGGCCAAGGCGGCCTCCATGGAGCTGCCTCGGCGGAAAGGGGCCTGGGGGGAAGACGATCACGCTCAGCGCCTGGAGCTGATGCGCCAGCGGCTACTGCGGGGCGGCCCTGGGGATGGCAAGGTCAGTGGCCTGCGGGGTCCCCTCCTGGAGACCCTGGGGGTTGGCCCTGACAAGAAGGTCCTCCGGTCAACACGGTTGGAGCCACCGGCACCGGCAGTGCCGCGGCTGGTGCGGGCTGCCTCCAGCGAGGCCACCTCGCCACACCTCTTCCCTCCCGAGCACCggctgcagaaaagcagctccTTCAGCCATGGGGACGCTGAGCCTGTCGTCCGGCACCGCCGCTCCGGTGCCCCCCTGGAGATCCCGATGGCCTGCCTGGAGGCCCAGCGGCTCAAGGAGTCCCCATCGCTCTCAGCCCTCTCTGACGCCCGGCCCGCAGTGCCACCAGATGCCCCCGGCCCGCCAACACCCACTGTGGTGGAGACCGCTGTCCCCCGAGCCCCTGCTACCAAGGCTACCCTGGGGACAAGGCACGTCCCTGAGGAGCATAGCCCGCCCGGGGTCAGCCTGGCTGCCACCACAATGGGGAAGCAGCCCACAGCcagggggcaggaggaaaagaTGCCCGCCAAAGCTGCTGGAGCCATcagggagggggctgccagGATGGGAGCACctgccccactgcagccccCAGTTCCTGGCACCCAAGCACCCAAAACGTCTTCCTATGCCAAGGTCATGCAAGCCATGGGAGCCATGCAAGGTGGAGAGCCAGTCCCTGAGGAAGTCCCCCGGTCCCTGCCGACCACCTCCACTGTGCCCCCCacaccagcaccagcacaggcatCGAGGAGGGAGGTGAAGCCCAATGGCTCCTCTAGCTCTCTGCTTATCCAGGACATTGACTCAGAGGAGGTCTTTGAGGCCAAGTTCAAGCGGGGCCGGGAGTCATCACTCAGCCGGGGGCTGAAGCTTCTCACCCGCTCCCGCTCTGAGGATCGGCACCTGGccggccccccagcccccgaTGAGGGCATCTACCGTCCCACGCCAGCCGGCGTGCCCCTGGAGCTGCGCAGGGACCGGCCTACCGGGCTGGCAGCCAAGTCCAAGTCGGTGCAGGACCTGCACGAGGTGGAGAAGGACAGGGGCTTCCTCCGGAGGATGTCCGTGCTCCTCAAGCGGACCCCACCTGCtgagaggaaaaagagcagGGGGGAGGACGAGGGTGGTGAGACTCTATCTGGTGGGCGTCGCTTCTCCTGGAGCCTGGCTCTGGGTGGCTCCAAGGAGCGGAGGGAGTCAGAGAGCCTCAAGTCAgagctggggggcagcggggagagcGAGTCACCGGTGGTGGCCGTGCGGAGGAAGATCAGCGCCACGGTGGAGCGGGTCTCTGCGCGGCTGCGCAGCCTGTCGGATGAGCGGCCCGAGGGTCAGGGCCCCGGGGAGCTCCGCCGTGCCAGCTCCGAGGGAGAGAGCCTGCAGCCAGGGCCCCCCCCAGCACCTGCACCCTCCTCTGAGTCCCTACACTCGGAGGGCAGCACCCGGTCCTCCACCTCCACCAAAG GTGGGGGTGAGAGCCAGAAGCGGTCCCGCTGGGAGCGCTGGGGGCTCTCACGGGGCAAGAAGGAGAAGGTGGCCTCACAGCCCAGCATCCCCTCCAGCCTGCTGCGGGAGGAGGGACCTGCCACTGGCAGGCCACACGCACCCAGCGAGTCGG ATTTCGCCCCCATTTTCCACATCAAACTGAAGGACCAGGTGCTGTTGGAGGGTGAGGCGCTGaccctctgctgcctgcctgctggcagCCCAACCCCCCGGATCATCTGGATGAAAG ACAAGAGGTCCCTGCAGCCGGACAATGCACTGAACATCATCTCCTGCAAGGATGGCCGGCAGATGCTCACCATCGCCAAGGTGTCCAGGAAGGATGCGGGCCTGTATGAGTGTGCGGCCGCCAACGCCCTGGGCACAGCCATCAGCTCCTGCACGCTGGCTGTGGCAC GGCTTCCTGGGCGGCCGGGCACTCCAGAGATCCCCCAGAAGTACAAGAACACGGTGCTGGTGCTGTGGAAGCCTGCGGAGAGCAAAGCCCCCTGCACCTACACGCTGGAGCGCAGGTTGGATG GGGAGCATGAGTGGAAGATCATCAGCACAGGCATCGCTGACTGCTACTTCAATGTGACGGATTTGCCCCCTGGGAGTGCAGCCAAATTTCGGGTGGCCTGTGTCAACAAGGCCGGGCAGGGACCCTACAGCACCCCCTCAGGGAAGGTGCACCTCGAGGCAGGAG ATGCCCGAGCTGCCCCAGCCAAGGACATCTCCGTCCCTGAGAAGGTGGCTTCCAGCCGGTCGACCCAGACACCTGTGGGGCAGCTGGAGCCGCCAGCCATGAGGGCCACCCCCACCACGCCGCCCCACAAGCACAAGGGAGCGGTGCAGAAGGCAGAAGGGGTGGCGCAGGCAGATGTCCCCCCTGGGGTCCTACAGACCCCCATGCCCTGTGAGGAGGGGCCGCAGCCAGACCCCGAGCTCCCACCTGACATCACCATCTATGTGCCCCCGGAGTTGATGTTCACCCCCCCTCGGACTGTTGCCTCACCCCACACAGACACCCCCACCCAGGGCTCCCCCATGCCCTCCACGGACACATCCACCCCACCTCgggccccctccccttccaAGTTGTCCCCCATTTCCCCAGTGTCAACcgcccccagctcagcccccacGCTCTCTCCCACACCCAATGCCGTGCCTGTGCGGAAGATGCCCCCCTACATGGTCACCTCCTTCGTCTCCATGCCCCCTGTGTCATCCTCCCCACAGGAGCCCCCCTGCACTGCTCCGTCCTCCAAGGAGCCCCCAGCTGAGAGCAGGACGCTGGGGGTGAAGGACAGCACAGCACTGAGGCAGGGTGTCCCCCAAAAGCCATACACGTTCCTGGATGAGAAGGCGAG GGGCCGTTTTGGGGTGATCCGGCTGTGCAAGGAGAATGCCACGGGGAAGCACTTCATGGCCAAGATTGTGCCCTACGaggcagagaggaagcagagcGTGCTGCAGGAGTATGAGATTCTCAAGGCACTGCACCACGAACGCATCATGGCCCTGCACGAGGCGTACATCACCCCCCGCTACCTGGTGCTCATCTGCGAGAACTGCGCTGGCAAGGAGATCCTCTACAGCATTGTGGACAG GTTTCGCTACTCGGAGGATGATGTGGTGAGCTAcgtgctgcagctcctgcagggcCTCGAGTACCTGCACAGCTGCCGCATTGTGCATCTCGACATCAAGCCGGACAACATAGTCATCTCGGGCATGAATGCCCTCAAGATCATCGATTTTGGCAGCGCCCAGACCTACAACCCCCTTGTCCTGCGGCAGCTGGGGCGGCGCGTTGGCACCCTGGAGTACATGT CGCCGGAGGTGGTGAAGGGCGACCCGGTGGGCTCTGCAGCAGATGTTTGGGGCGTTGGCGTCCTCACCTACATCAT GCTCAGCGGGAGGTCACCATTCTTCGAACTGGACCCCATTGAGACAGAGAACCGCATCCTGGCTGGGCGCTTTGATGCCTTCAAGATGTACCCCAACGTCTCACAGACTGCTGCCCTCTTCATCCGCAAGGTCCTCGCTGTCCACCCCTG GAGCCGCCCCACGGTGAAGGACTGCTTTGCCAACGCCTGGCTCCAGGATGCCTACCTGATGAAGCTGCGCCGCCAGACCCTGACCTTCACCACCAACCGCCTCAAGGAGTTCCTGGTGGAGCACCAGCGGCGCCGCAGCGAGGCCGTCACCAAGCACAAGGTCTTACTCCGCTCCTACCAGGGCGGCCAGCCGCCGGGGCCACAGTAG